The Liquorilactobacillus nagelii DSM 13675 DNA window TGAAATGAAAACTGGGGAAGGGAAAACGCTAACTGCTACAATGCCGTTATATTTAAATGCTTTAACTGGTCAAAGCACGTTATTAATAACAGCTAATGAATACTTAGCAAAACGTGATGCGGCTGAGATGGGAAAAGTGTATCAGTGGCTCGGCTTAAGTTGCAGTTGTGGTGTAACAGCACCGGATAAAGACTTAAAACCAGTTGAAAAACGGGCAATTTATGCTGCAGATATTGTTTATACAACGAGTGGAACTTTTGGTTTTGATTATTTATTGGACAATCTAGCAAGTAATTCAGCTGAGAAGTATATGCGGCCTTTTGGATACGCAATTGTAGATGAGGTTGATCAAGTGTTATTAGATAGTGCCCAGACTCCACTAGTAATTTCTGGAGCACCAAGGGTTCAGTCCAATATGTATCGGATAGCCGATAATTTTATTCAGACATTGTCCGAGGACCAAGAATATAAACTAGATGAAGAACGAAAATCAGTATGGTTAACGCCAAAAGGGATAACAGCTGCTGAACATTATTTTCGACTTTCAAAGTTATATGATGGACAATACACTGAATTATTACGTCAAATAATGCTTGCCCTGCGAGCGCACACGTTATTTGAAAATGGTAAAGACTACGTTGTTGAAGCTGGAGAAATAAAACTGCTTGATGAACAAAACGGACGAGTCTTGGAAATGACCAAGCTTCAATCTGGGCAGCATCAAGCACTTGAAGCACGTGAAAATTTAGATATCACTCCAGATATGCGTGCAATGGCGTCGATTACTTTTCAAAATCTATTTCGAAAATTTAAAAAGCTAGGGGGAATGACTGGAACAGGTAAAACAGCAGAAGAGGAGTTTATCGAAACTTATTATATGAAGGTCGTTCGAATTCCAACTAATCGGCCAATAATTCGCCGTGATTTACCTGATTTGGTTTATTCAACTTTGCCAGAAAAACTTTTAGCATCTTTGGATCTAGTGAAGAAGTTGCATCAAAAAGGGCAACCGATCTTGCTTGTGACACAATCTGTAGAACTGTCCGAAATTTATTCAGAATTATTACTGCGTGAACAGATACCTCACAATGTTTTAAATGCCCGAAATGCTGCTAAAGAGGCAGCTATTATTGCCGAGGCAGGTCAAAAAGATGCGGTAACGGTGGCAACTTCCATGGCAGGACGAGGGACGGATATAAAGCTGGGAACAGGTGTAGCTGAGTTAGGTGGACTTGCTGTGATTGGAACTGAGAAAATGACTAACCATCGAGTTGAATTACAATTGCGCGGAAGAGCGGGCAGGCAAGGAGATCCGGGAATGAGTCGCTTTTTTGTTTCACTTGAAGATGAAGTAGTGTTTAAATTTGGAGCACGTTGGCTGCGTCACTACTTTGAAAATCATTCTTTTAAGTTTGGCAATTCTCCTAAAAGGCTGAAATCAAGGTTAATTTATCAAGCAATTCAAAGAGCTCAAAATGTTAGTGACAACAATGGGTATCAGCAGCGAAAAAGTACCTTGGAATTTGATGAAAGCGTTAGAATTCAACGTGAAGAGATTTATAAACAACGTGATAAATTAATTTTTGGAACAGAGCATCTAGATTGTCAGGTAAAAAATATTTTAAAAAAGCAGATCAACACTTTTGTAAAAAATAGCCATCATTTAACACAGCAGAGAATAAGTCGCTTTATTTGGGACAATCTAAGTTATAGTTATCAAATTGAAGACAGTAAATCGTTTGATCAGGAATCTTTGACAGATTATTTATACGACATAGCCTTATCACAATTGCATAATAAGATTAATTCGATGAACGAAGGTGATCGGCAAAGTTTTTTTCGGTTAGCAATTTTAAAAGCAATTGACAATTGTTGGATAGAGGAAGTTGATAATTTGCAACAGTTACGGACAGTAGTTTCAGCACGCCAATATGCACAGCGAAACCCAATTTATGAATATCACCAAGAGGCGATGACGTCTTTTAAAAAAATGAAGTCGAGAATAATGCAACAAATCATCAAAAATTTATTATTGAGTTCCATTTTAACTGGAGAAAACGGTGAGTCAGTTATTTACTTTTCCTAGAAAAGGAGGACAAACAAGATGACGGTTTACAATTTCAATTTAGGAATAGGTTGGGCAAGCAGCGGAGTTGAGTATGCCCAAGCGTATCGAGCAAAAATTATGCGCCAAATAAAACAACCCGTCAAATTTATTTTTACTGATTTGATTTTAAATGAAAATATTGAAAATTTAACAAGCAATATTGGTTTTCATGATGATGAGATAATTTGGCTGTATCAATTTTTCACCGACATAAAAATATCCCCCAATAAATACACATTACAGCAATTTGAAGAAAGTATTCAATTCGAGAAACGTCAAGGAAAAATAGAAGAAGTTAATTCTAAAGTAATTCGATATCATTTTAAAGCTGAAAAGCAATTTGCAACAGTGTACTTAGCAGAACCCAATAGTGATTTGGTAGCGCGGGTTGAATATGTTTCTCGTGGTTGTTTGATACGTAAAGATTATTTTACATCCACAAAGATTTTTTCGGAATATTATGCACCAAAGGATCAAAGTGCTCATCTGTATCTCCGACGTTTTTTTAATCAAAACGGTTCAATAGCCTATGAAGAATTAATTGATGGAAATAACGAGTTATATCTCTTCCCTGACAAGATTTTATATTCAAAAATTGATTTAATCGGTTATTTCATAGATAAATTAAATTTAAGCGGACAAGATGTGCTGATTTTAGATCGAGCAACTGGAATTGGCCAAGCAGTTTTTCGGCATCATAAACCAGCAAAATTAGGTGTTGTAATTCATGCTGAACATTTTAGTGAAAATGCAACAGATGATACTAACATTCTATGGAATAATTTTTATGAGTATCAATTTGATCAAGCAAATCAAGTAGACTTCTTTGTCACAGCAACAATCACACAAAAGAAAATTTTGGAACAGCAATTCAAAAAATATTGTGGATTTGCACCTAAAATTGCAGCAATTCCAGTTGGAGGATTGCCTAATCTGAATCAAGCTCAAAAGAGAAAAGAATTTTCTTTAATTACTGCTTCAAGATTAGCCACTGAAAAACATATTGATTGGTTAATTTTAGCCGTAGTTCAAGCCCATCAGCAAATTCCACAATTAGTTTTCGATATTTATGGTGAAGGTTCAGAAAAGAAAAAATTACAATCAACAATCCAAAACTTGCATGCGGAAAAATATATAAAATTATGTGGGCATCAAGATTTGGAAAATATTTATCAAAATTATCAAGGATATATTTCAAGCTCGACAAGTGAAGGCTTTGGATTAACATTAATGGAGGCCTTGGGGTCAGGATTAGCTCTAATTGGATTGGATGTTCGTTATGGAAACCAAGAATTTATACAGGATAAAAAAAATGGTTATCTGATACCATATCACCAAAATAATGAATTTTCATTAACAATTAATCGGCTTTCAAAAGCAATTAATAATTTATTTACTGATTTTGATCTTGCGGCCGCTCACCAATGTTCATATGAATTGGCAAAGAAATATTTGTTCACTACAGTTGCAAAAAAATGGCAGGTTTTATTGGAGGAACTGGTAGATGATTAATTTATTTGATAGAAATGATCAAGCGACTTGGGATCTTTATTTTTCTCTTAAAGCGATTGGAGAAGAGAAGCCGACAATTATTATTCAAGATGACGGTTGGCTCCCCGACAACTTGGAATCTCCTTGGAATTATTTTTTGCGGGAGGACTGTGCAGGTCACCCATTATTTTTCAATCAAATTGCGGTTCCAGATTTTTGGGAAATAAGAGGTGATAACAGTTCGGCAAGTATTTATGATTATGATCGTCGGGCAGGAGAAATAGTTTATGCTAATCCCAAAAATAAACGTTGGGTAAAAGAAGTTAAGTGGTTTGATTATACAGGAAAAGTACGCAGTATTGACTATTATAACTGTTTTGGATGGCGCTTTGCCCAAGAAACAATTAATTTGGCGGGGCAATCAGTTATTAAGACTTATTATACGCAAACAGGCAAGGAAAAAATCGTTGAAAATTTGCTTACCGGAGATATTATTTTAAATACGAATGAAAAAATTTTGAATTTTATGTCTAGAACAGAATTTATTTATTATTATTTGTGTCAAAGAGGATTCCAATTAGACTGTATCCGATATAACTCGTTATCCTATCCTTTTTTCATTTCTCTTAAACGACAAACTGTTCAGAAAGATTTACTTTTTTGGCAGGAACCTTTGGGACAAACAATGCCAGGAAATATGAAATTGATTTTTGATGGGCAAGCAAAACAAACAAAAAGAATTATTTTTTTTGAACGTGATAGTTATGAAAATGCAAAAAAAATAAGTAGCAATAAATTAGATATTAATTTTGGCGGATATATTTATCAATATAAGCGAAAAAATAGTTACGGAAAAAACGGTTTGATTTTGACAAATTCGGATCAACTAGAAAAAATTGAAGTATTAATAAAAAGATTACCAGAAATGGATTTTAAAATTGCGGCTGTCACAGAAATGTCTGATAAATTAGAACAGCTCCGGTATTACAAGAATGTTACCCTCTATCCTAATATTACGCAGCAACAACTGAATACTTTATGGTATAAATGTGATTTTTATTTAGATATCAATCATCAAGGAGAATTGCAGAACGCTATTAGAACAGCTTTCGATTATAATTTATTAGTTGTGGGATTTGAAAATACGGCGCATAATCGGCATTTTACAGCGAAAGATAAATTGTTTCAGCCTCAGCATGTAAGTACAATGATTGAGGAACTGAAGAGATGTTTAAAAGATCCTATATATATGCAAAAGCAATTAGAACATCAGGCCGAGACTGCTAATCAAGCGACTTTAAACCAATATCGTCAATTGCTCGAATAGTGAGGAAATTAAAATGAAAAAAAATGAAGACTCAGA harbors:
- the secA2 gene encoding accessory Sec system translocase SecA2; amino-acid sequence: MKDYTLRSLYHLVRRINQYASEFKSLTDVQLQDKTVFFKHQLENGKTLDEILPEAFAVVREADRRVLGMFPFDVQVMGGIVLHQGNVAEMKTGEGKTLTATMPLYLNALTGQSTLLITANEYLAKRDAAEMGKVYQWLGLSCSCGVTAPDKDLKPVEKRAIYAADIVYTTSGTFGFDYLLDNLASNSAEKYMRPFGYAIVDEVDQVLLDSAQTPLVISGAPRVQSNMYRIADNFIQTLSEDQEYKLDEERKSVWLTPKGITAAEHYFRLSKLYDGQYTELLRQIMLALRAHTLFENGKDYVVEAGEIKLLDEQNGRVLEMTKLQSGQHQALEARENLDITPDMRAMASITFQNLFRKFKKLGGMTGTGKTAEEEFIETYYMKVVRIPTNRPIIRRDLPDLVYSTLPEKLLASLDLVKKLHQKGQPILLVTQSVELSEIYSELLLREQIPHNVLNARNAAKEAAIIAEAGQKDAVTVATSMAGRGTDIKLGTGVAELGGLAVIGTEKMTNHRVELQLRGRAGRQGDPGMSRFFVSLEDEVVFKFGARWLRHYFENHSFKFGNSPKRLKSRLIYQAIQRAQNVSDNNGYQQRKSTLEFDESVRIQREEIYKQRDKLIFGTEHLDCQVKNILKKQINTFVKNSHHLTQQRISRFIWDNLSYSYQIEDSKSFDQESLTDYLYDIALSQLHNKINSMNEGDRQSFFRLAILKAIDNCWIEEVDNLQQLRTVVSARQYAQRNPIYEYHQEAMTSFKKMKSRIMQQIIKNLLLSSILTGENGESVIYFS
- the gtfA gene encoding accessory Sec system glycosyltransferase GtfA is translated as MTVYNFNLGIGWASSGVEYAQAYRAKIMRQIKQPVKFIFTDLILNENIENLTSNIGFHDDEIIWLYQFFTDIKISPNKYTLQQFEESIQFEKRQGKIEEVNSKVIRYHFKAEKQFATVYLAEPNSDLVARVEYVSRGCLIRKDYFTSTKIFSEYYAPKDQSAHLYLRRFFNQNGSIAYEELIDGNNELYLFPDKILYSKIDLIGYFIDKLNLSGQDVLILDRATGIGQAVFRHHKPAKLGVVIHAEHFSENATDDTNILWNNFYEYQFDQANQVDFFVTATITQKKILEQQFKKYCGFAPKIAAIPVGGLPNLNQAQKRKEFSLITASRLATEKHIDWLILAVVQAHQQIPQLVFDIYGEGSEKKKLQSTIQNLHAEKYIKLCGHQDLENIYQNYQGYISSSTSEGFGLTLMEALGSGLALIGLDVRYGNQEFIQDKKNGYLIPYHQNNEFSLTINRLSKAINNLFTDFDLAAAHQCSYELAKKYLFTTVAKKWQVLLEELVDD
- the gtfB gene encoding accessory Sec system glycosylation chaperone GtfB, with translation MINLFDRNDQATWDLYFSLKAIGEEKPTIIIQDDGWLPDNLESPWNYFLREDCAGHPLFFNQIAVPDFWEIRGDNSSASIYDYDRRAGEIVYANPKNKRWVKEVKWFDYTGKVRSIDYYNCFGWRFAQETINLAGQSVIKTYYTQTGKEKIVENLLTGDIILNTNEKILNFMSRTEFIYYYLCQRGFQLDCIRYNSLSYPFFISLKRQTVQKDLLFWQEPLGQTMPGNMKLIFDGQAKQTKRIIFFERDSYENAKKISSNKLDINFGGYIYQYKRKNSYGKNGLILTNSDQLEKIEVLIKRLPEMDFKIAAVTEMSDKLEQLRYYKNVTLYPNITQQQLNTLWYKCDFYLDINHQGELQNAIRTAFDYNLLVVGFENTAHNRHFTAKDKLFQPQHVSTMIEELKRCLKDPIYMQKQLEHQAETANQATLNQYRQLLE